Proteins from one Candidatus Desulfovibrio trichonymphae genomic window:
- a CDS encoding LL-diaminopimelate aminotransferase: MTKVNAGFLELQRNYLFVEIAHKVAAFKEANPGKKVISLGIGDVTRPLVPAVVSALHRAVDEMGEAAHFRGYGPEQGYEFLREAIAQHDYKARGVDLRTDEIFVSDGAKSDIGNFQELFAADSVVAVTNPVYPVYVDSNVMAGRAGGFAAGRWKRLVYLPCLKSNNFVPDLPKTRPDMIYLCYPNNPTGTVLSREALQGWVDYARREGCVLLYDSAYEAFIQEPDIPHSIYELNGAQEVAVEFRSFSKTAGFTSLRCAYVVVPHALQLSDGKGGKVALNSLWNRRQCTKYNGCAYIVQQAAAAVYSQEGRAQVEAVIRGYLQNAELLCTAVQDMNLEVFGGTNAPYIWAGVPKGMDSWGFFEHLLQSAALVCTPGAGFGASGEGYVRLTAFGTEEDTAEAIRRLRALR; this comes from the coding sequence ATGACAAAGGTCAATGCCGGTTTTCTTGAGCTTCAACGCAATTATCTTTTTGTGGAAATAGCCCACAAGGTTGCGGCGTTTAAAGAAGCAAATCCGGGTAAAAAAGTAATCAGCCTCGGCATAGGCGATGTGACGCGTCCGCTTGTGCCTGCTGTTGTCAGCGCTCTGCACAGGGCTGTGGATGAAATGGGCGAGGCGGCGCATTTTCGTGGTTACGGGCCGGAGCAGGGCTACGAGTTTTTGCGTGAAGCCATCGCGCAGCATGACTACAAGGCCCGCGGCGTGGACCTGCGCACGGATGAAATTTTTGTGAGCGACGGGGCCAAGTCAGATATCGGCAACTTTCAGGAGCTCTTTGCGGCGGACAGCGTTGTGGCGGTGACAAACCCTGTCTATCCGGTTTATGTGGATTCCAACGTCATGGCCGGCCGGGCCGGCGGGTTCGCTGCAGGGCGGTGGAAGCGCCTTGTGTATCTGCCGTGCCTCAAGTCCAACAATTTTGTGCCGGACCTCCCCAAAACACGCCCGGACATGATTTATCTTTGCTATCCCAACAATCCGACCGGCACCGTGCTGTCACGCGAGGCGCTGCAGGGGTGGGTGGACTACGCAAGGCGCGAAGGCTGCGTGCTGTTATATGATTCGGCGTATGAAGCGTTTATTCAGGAACCGGACATACCGCACAGCATATATGAGCTCAACGGAGCGCAGGAAGTGGCTGTGGAATTTCGCAGTTTCTCCAAAACAGCCGGTTTTACAAGCCTGCGGTGCGCCTATGTCGTGGTGCCGCACGCTCTGCAGCTCAGTGACGGCAAAGGCGGCAAAGTAGCCCTGAACAGCCTCTGGAACCGCCGTCAGTGCACAAAGTACAACGGCTGCGCCTATATTGTGCAGCAGGCGGCCGCGGCTGTTTACAGTCAGGAGGGGCGTGCGCAGGTTGAGGCGGTGATCAGAGGGTATCTGCAGAACGCCGAACTGCTTTGCACGGCTGTGCAAGATATGAACCTTGAAGTTTTTGGCGGGACAAACGCGCCCTATATCTGGGCGGGCGTGCCGAAGGGCATGGATTCCTGGGGTTTTTTCGAGCACCTGCTGCAATCCGCCGCGCTGGTCTGTACACCGGGGGCGGGCTTCGGCGCGAGCGGCGAAGGCTATGTGCGCCTAACAGCTTTCGGCACAGAGGAAGATACGGCAGAAGCCATACGCCGGCTGCGCGCCCTGCGCTGA